TCCCGCACCACCTGCGACACCAGGTGCTCCTGCGACACCGTCAGCGTGCCCGCCGCCCAGCGCTCGCCGACTTCGCACAGCAGCGGCGTCAGCACCTCGTCGTAGGCCTTGAGCGGGGGCAGCGCCGCCATCACCGTGTCCAGCACGCCCGACACCCCCGGTTGGTCATACGCCTGGGCGGCGGCGAACACCGACTCGCGCCACGCCTCGGAGTTCGCGGCGCGCGGTGCCTCGGGCTGGGCCAGCAGCTCCGGCAGGAGCTTGGCCGCCTCGCTGATGGCCATGCCCTCGTCGGTGAGCTGCTTGAGCTGCTTGAGCACCGCCACGTCCCGGTCCGTGTAGACACGGTAGCCCCCGGGCGTGCGGCGTGGCGTCAGCACGCCATAGCGACGCTCCCAGGCCCGGATGAGCTCCACGCGGACTCCGGCCAGCTCGGCGGCGATGTGGATTCGATAGGTGCGCTCAGCCATGTCCCTGCGGCAAGACTAGGGACGATTCTGGGCGTTGCGCACCTGATTCCAGATGGCCACGAGCTCTTCCGACGACTCCGCGTACTGCGCACCCAGCGAAAAAATGGCCTTCAGGTGCTCGCGAGCGCCCAGCCCACCCACCACGACGGGGAACGGCGAGCAGGCCCGCAGCGCCTCCTCCAACACCGGGGTGAACTCGCCCACGGAACGCGAGCGCACGAAGGACAACGCCACCACGTCCGGCCGCACCTGCGCACAGGCGCCCTGGAGCGCCATCGCCGGGGTGTCCGACCCCAGCAGCGTCACCCGCCAGCCCTTGCGCTTGAGATGGATGCCCAGCAGCAGCAGCCCGCCCTCGTGGTGGTCCCCCTCCGGGCAGGCCAGCAACGCCCGGGGACCGCTGACCACGGTGGGCAGGCCGTCATACACCTGCCGCAGGCGCTGTCGGATGACCGCCGACGCCAGGTGCTCCCGGGCGATGTCAAGCCGGGCGCCCATCTCCCGCAGCAGCGGCAGGAGGAACTGGTCGCAGTACGCCTCCATGTCCATGACGGTCTGCGCGTCATCCAGCACGCGCGTCACCTCGTCCCCGTCCAGGGTCACCACCGCGGCCCAGAACCGCTCCCCCAGACGCTCCGCCTCCGGCAGCTCGCGCGGCGGCGAGGACCGCACCAGGGCGATGGCCTCGCTCACCGACAGGCCTTCCTCCTGGATGAGCCGCGCCACGCGGCGGACGGCCTCCACCTCGTCGCGCGAATAGACGCGGTAGTTGTTGCCCTCGCTGCGCAGTGGTTGAGGGAAGCCGTAGCGCCGCTCCCAGGCGCGCAGCGTGGCCTCGCGGATGCCCGTCATGCGGGCGATGGTGCGGATGCGCAGCGTCACGACGCCATCCCTCGCGCCGCGTCCCAGCGCTCCGCCACGCCCCGCGCACCCGACACCCGGCGCGAGAAGTCCTCCAGCGACGTCACCGCCGCCAGCCGCCGCACCACGCGCTCCAAGCCCTCCTGGAACACGGCCATGTCCCCGGGAGGATGGGGCGTGCCCACCTCCAGCAACACGTCCGGGCGCTCGTGCTCGAAGAAGCCGTAGCGCACGGCGATGGGCAGACACTCCACCTTGGACACCCGCGCCAGCATCTCCACGCCGCGCTCCAACCGCAGGGGCAACACGCCGAAGGGCCGGTGCTCGCCTTCCGGGAAGACGAACACCACGGCGCTCGGCTTGCGCAGCAGGTCCTTCGCGTAGCGCAGCGACGACACGGAGGACACCGCGTCCTGGCGACGGATGCTGAAGGCGCCAATGCGCGTGAGGAAACGGTAGCGGCGCAGGTTCTCCTCGTCCATGAGGCAATAGCCGTCCCAGCCCGCCGTCTGGCAGAGCTGGTTGAGCACGAAGCCGTCCCACCAATTGGAGTGGTTCAGGTACACCAGCCGCCCGGGCCCGCCCGGAGGCAGCGTCCCGCGCACCCACAGGCCCCGAAACGCCGAGCGGAACTTCCAGCCGATGTACCGGTCCCACGCCCAGCCGAGCGGACCCCCTTTCGCCGCGTGAATCACGACGCCCGGGCCTCCCCCAGCAGCGACACCAAGGCGGTGAACAGCGCCAGGCCCAGCGACACCAACACGCTGGTGATGAGGAAGAAGAGCACCTCCTCCAGGGGCACCACGCCCAGGTAGATGCCCAGGTGCTTGCCTTCACCGAAGTTCCAGATGCCGGTGGTGATGGCCAGATGGTCCGCCACCGCCAGGTACAGCCCCAGGATGAAGGCCGGCGGCAGCACCGCTTTCAGCACCGCGCCAGAGCGCTCCTTGTAGTGGCGAACCAGCACGACGAGCTGGAAGGCGATGACGGGCAGCGTCCAGGCCAGCAGGTGGATGAGATAGGCCCACTTCGTCTCCATCATGGCGCCACCTCCCGGGCCGACAGCGCGCCGCTCCGCGCCGCCGGGGCATCCGGTGCCACGGGCCGCGACTCGGCCTCCGGAGCCAGCACGCGCGCCAACCGCGCCCGGGCCCACAGGCCCACCAGCAGCGTCTGGAGCCCGAAGAAGAGGTACTCCTCCAAGGGCAGGTAGCCCAGCCGGATGCCCCAGATGCGCTCCGGGTCGAAGCCCCAGAGGCCCCACTTCACCGCCAGGTTGTCCCAGGGCGACGTCGCCGCGTAGACGACGATGAGCAACAGCCCCATGGGCGCCAGGGTCCGGGCCGTGAAGGTGCGGCGGTAGCGCCACACCAGGAAGAGAATGGGTACCACCACGAACAACCCGAGGAATCTCGCGTACGTCATCCCGGTCCTCCACTCAGTTCAGGCACGACCCGCACCATGCGCCCTCCGGGGCGCAGTGCGTACGTCTGTCCCCGCCACGTCACCGTGCCCTGCTGCCACAACGAGCGCACGAAAGCAGCCAGCAGCAGCGCCTCGCCCAGCAACCAGTCCGTCACCGCGTAGGCCCGCCCCGGGTCCGCCAGGGGCCCGGAGAGCCTGGCCAATCGCAGGGCCAGCAGCACGCGGATGGCCACCAATCCGGCGACGGCCAGCCCCAGCACCGGCGAGCCCAGTCCCGCCGCCAGCACCAGCAGTGGCAACGTGGGCGTGAAGAGCAGCGGCACCGTGGGATAGAGCGCGGGGCGGTGACTGGCCAGCACCTGCATCCACCGCGTGAAGCGCGCCAGGGGCGCCTCCCAGGACACCGCCGAGTCCAACGGCACCACCGCGGGCGCCCCGCTCAACACCACGGACAGGCCCCGCGCGTGCAGCCGCTTCGCCAGCTCCAGGTCCTCGCCAATGTGGTCCGCCAACGGCCGCAGCGCGCACATGGCCACGGGCGACAGCCCCAGCGCCTTGCCACACACGGCCTTCGCGCCCGCGCTCATCGCGTCCAGGGCGCGGAAGCTGTGGTGCGTGTAGCGCAACAGGCCCGCCATCGCCCGGCTCGCACCGTCCCGCTGTCCCACGGGCAGCGGCGCCGCGGTGCTCAGCGCCGCGCCCGCGGCCACCGGCGCCGCCAGTCCTTCCACCAACGTCCCCGTCACCGCCACGTCCGCGTCCACGGACAGCACCACCCGGCCCTCGGTGGGGAGCACGTCCAGCGCGTACAGCAGGTGCCCCACCTTCCGGTTCGGCGTCAGCGGGTCGCTCGGCAGCCAGCGCACGCCGGGCGCGAGCCGGGGCCGGTAGGGCGACACCACCACCTGCTCCAGCGGCCCGTCATAGTCGATGGGCTGCGCCAGGTTCTCCAGCTCACGCGGCGTGGGCGCGTCCACCGGGCGCAGCAGCAGCACCGGCGGCAGCGCGCCGGTGGAGGGCGCCGTCCCCGCGCGAGCCCGCGACAGGCGCACCCACGCCACCGCGCTGAAGCCCGCGGCCACGCCGCACCAGACGAGGGACGCGAGGACGAGCGCGCTCATGCCGCCCGCCCCATGCGCGTGCGGAAGTGCGCCATCCAGCGGATGAAGGGCGAGTGGAAGCGGCGGAAGTCCGCCACCTCGCCCATGGAATCCAACGGGCCGGTGCGCGCCTCCAGCCGGGCGTAGAAGGGCGACGACTCCAGCAGCTTCGGCTGCCCCACCACGATGTTCCCCGCTTGCAGCCGCGACGGCACGCGCAGGCCCCAGCCGGTGATGTTGGTGGGACGCGACTCCAAGGAGGGCCCGCGCTCGCAGCGCACACCCTCCGCGTCCGCCACCATGCGCAGCGGCGCGACGCCTTCGGGCAGGTGGTAGTCCACCACCGTCTCGTCCTCGCGGTGCGTCCGCGTCCAGTGCCAGCCCGACAGCCGGTCGCCCAGCAGCTCCTCGCCATGGTTGGTGTCGTGGTACCCCAGGCCGCGGGCCTCGATGTCCAGGGAAGACACCTCCAGCCGGGCCTGCGCGCGCGGCGCCAACGCCTGCCAGTAGTGCGGCAGCCCGGGCATCAACTGCACCACCTCGCCCACGCCCGTCATCGGCTCCAGCGTCAGGCTGGCGCGCACCGGGCGGCCCCACGGCGCCGTCCCGTCATCCACGTCCATGCGCACCGAGCCATCGTCCGCGTACACCAACGAGGAGCGGCCAATGCGCAGCCGGCCCGGCGCCTCCAGCTCCGCCTGGGCGTACTCGCTGAGCACCCACAGCCGGCGCACGCCTTCGTGGTACAGCGCGAAGTTCACCGCGCTGTGCTCCAACGGCAGGCCCCCCCGCCGCGCCGCCACCGAATAGCGGGGCGAGAAGAGCGAGCCGAGCATGAAGATGCACACGGCGCTGTAAGGCCCCGCGGTGACGTCCGCGTAGAACCAGCGGTAGGTGCCCGCCACCTCGGGCAGCGCGGGCAGACAGGAAAGACTCCTCATGCGCTCCTCCGGAGGTGCTGCGAGGCCAGCTCCGCGGCGAAGCGTCCGGACAACATCACCAGCGGCACGCCGCCTCCTGGATGGGTGCCCCCTCCCGCGAAGAACAGGCCCGGCGTCTTTCCGCGAATGCGAGGCCGGCGGAAGGGACCGAACTTCCCGTGCGGCAGGAAGCCATAGATGGAACCCCCCGGCGCCCCCTGCGCGGCCAGGTCCACCGGCGAGCGCTGGCCAATGACACGCACCCGCCCCCGCAGCGCGGGGTAGTGCTGGAACAAGCGCCCGAGCATCTGCGCCTTCACGCGCTCGACGTCCGTTTCCCAGCCGCGCGCCGCCTGCTCCGCGCCCCGTGCGTCCACGGGCAACGCGGGCGCGTTCACCATGACGAAGAGCCCGGTGCGCCCCGGCGGCGCCATGCTGTCGTCCGTGGCGGAGGGGTTGCAGAAATACACCGTCGGGTCGGAGGCGAGCTGCCCGCTGAACAGCTCGTCGAACTCGCGCCGGTAGTCGCCGCCGAAGAGCACCGTGTGGTGTGGCAGCGCGGGGCGCCCTTCGACCTCCAACAGCAACACGAAGCCAGACAGCGCCAGGGGCTCCTCCGTGCGCGCGAGCCGCTCCAACGGGTCCGCGTTCACCACCACGCTGTCGAAGCGCTCGGTGCCCTCGGCGGGGCCCACTTGATAGCCCTCACGCGTGCGCTCGAAGCGGGCCTGCGTGCCCAGGTGGATGCGCACGCCCAGCCGGCGCGCGGCCTGCCCCAGGGCCTCCACCAACGCCCCGATGCCGCCATGCACGTGGTGCACGCCGTAGGCGCGTTCGATGTGCGGGATGAGCGCGAAGGCCGCGCTCGCCTCGTACGGCGACGCGCCCGTGTACGTGGCGAAGCGGCCCACGTACTGGCGCATCGCGTCCGTCTTGAAGTGCCGGACCGCCAGCTCGTGGAGCGTGCCCATCTTCATCCCGGCCATGACCGCGCCCACGCCACGCTTCGCCACGCGCGCCATGAAGCCGGCCATGCCCTCGAAGGGCGCCTCCAGGTAGGGCTCCCCGGCGGCACGCCAGATGGCCGCGGCCTCCGCGTAGAAGCGCCGCACGCCCTCGCCCTCGCTGGCGTGCAACCCGGCCGCGCTCTGGGCCGTGTGCTCCAGGTCCTTGTGCGCGGTGAACTCGCGCCCGTCCTCGAAGCGGTAGGTGCACTGCGGCTCCAGCTCCGTGAAGCGCGGCAGCAGGTCCTCCGCGCCCAGCGTCTGGAAGGTGCCGCGCACCAAGTCCGGCAGCGTCAGCAGCGTGGGCCCCGTGTCCAGGGTGAGGCCGTCCACCGTGACGGCCTGCGCCTTGCCGCCCAGCGACGCTCCACGCTCGAACAGCGTCACCTCGTGCCCGTCCTTCGCCAGCAGGGCCGCGGCCGTCAGTCCGCCAATGCCGCCGCCCACCACCGCCACGCGGGTGCGCTTCATGACAGGCCCCCCGTCCCGGTGGGCAGCAAGGGCATCCGCACCTCGTCCTGGGACACGGGCAGCACCGCGCGAGGCAGCACCATGGCCGCGGAGGCCAGCGCGAACTTGCGGCGCGTCGTCACGTGGGCGCGAGCGCTGAACACGTCGTAGTCGCGCGCCTCGATGTCACGGAGGATGTCGCCATAGATGGCGCCCATCAGCCGCACCATCCGCTGGCTCCCGAAGCCGGTGAGGTAGTGCACCCCCGCCGCCGCGCGCGCGTAGTACGCCCGCGAGCGCTCCACCTGGAAGCGCATGAAGGAGCGCCAGCGCGCGTCCACCTGCCCGCGCTTCAAGTCCTCCTCCGACAGGCCGAAGGCGGCCAGCTCCTCGGCGGGCAGGTACACCCGGCCGCGCTCCAGGTCCTCGCGCACGTCGCGGAGGATGTTGGTGAGCTGCATGGCCCGGCCCAGGTCCGCCGCGGGCTCCACCGCCGCCGCGTCCGAGCACCCCAGCACCGGCGTCAGCATCAACCCCACCACGCCCGCCACGCGGTAGCAGTAGAGGTCCAGCTCCGCCCAGGTGGTGTAGCGGTGCAGCGTGAGGTCCATCTCCATGCCGGAGATGAGGTCCTGGAAGGGCTGCTCCGGAATCCGGTAGTGCCGCACCGTGTGCTCGAGCGCGGCGAACTCGCCCGCGTCCCAGGGCGTGGCGGCCTCGGCCACCTTCACCCGCTGGGCCGGAGGTCCCAGCTCGCGCGAGGCCAGCTCCGGCATGGACAGGTACAGCTCCGCCACGCGCTGCCGCGCCCGCGCCAGCCGTGCCGGCAACGCCTCGGCCGCGCTCGCCGCGTCGTCGCCATCCACCATGTCGTCCAGGCGCCGGCAGAAGGCATACAGCGCGAAGGCCGCCTTCCGCCGCAGCCCGAAGAGCAGGTACGAGGCGAAGAAGAAGCTCTTGGCGTGGTGACGCGTCACCTGCTTCGCCCGCGCGTAGCCTCGCGCCACCTGCGCCATGTCGACAGGAGCGCTCACGCCGCCACCCCCGGAAGGGACTCGGCGGAAGCGCTCCGGGGTGACAGTGCGACGCCCTGCGCCTGGGCCCACGTCATCAGCCGCTCCGTCACCAGCCGCGCGGAGATGAGCACCGTGGGAAGCCCCGTGCCCGGCTGCGTGGACGCGCCCACGAAGAAGAGATTCTTCACCCGCGCGTCCTGGTTGGACGGACGGAAGGGGCCAATCTGCGTGAAGTTCTGAGACAGACCGAAGGCGCTGCCCTTGGCCAGGTTGAACGTGCCCGCCCAGTCATCCGGCGTGAAGACGCGCTCCACCTCGATGTCCGACTCCAGCGACGGGAAGCCCAGCTCCGCCAGGCGCGCGAACACCTTGGCGCGCACCTTGGGCCCCTCCTCCTTCCAGTCCATGCCCGGATGCTGGTGCGGCACGGGCACCAGGACGTAGAGCGAGTCCTTGCCCTCCGGCGCCAGGGACGCGTCCGTGCGCGTGGGGACGTTGAGATAGAAGCTGGGGTCCTCGGGGACGCGGAAGCGCTCGAAGATGTCGTCGAAGGAGCCCTTGTAGTCGCGGCCGAACACCACGTTGTGGTGGAGCAGCTCCGGGTAGCGCCGCTTCAGGCCCAGGTAGAGCATGTAGCCGCTGGACGTGTAGCGCAGCTTCTCCTTGCGCTTGAGCGTCGTCGCCTGCGGGTCGAGCAACTTCTCGTACGCGTAGGGCAGGTCCGCGTTGCACAGCACCGCGTCCGCCTCCACCACCTCGCCGCCCTCCAGGCGCACGCCCTGGGTGCGGCCCCCATTCGTGAGGATGCGCTCCACGGGCGCGCCGTAGCGGATGCGCACGCCCTCCTCGCGCGCCAGCTTCTCCAGCGCCAGGGGAATGGCGTACAGGCCGCCCTTGGGGAACCAGATGCCCACGCCCAGCTCGGTGAAGGGCAGCAGGCCGTAGACCGCGGGCGACGCGTAGGGCGACACGCCCAGGTACATCGTCTGGAACGTCATCGCCGCGCGCAGGCGGTCGTCCTGGAAGTAGCGGCTGACGTCCCCGTACATGCGGCGGTGGGCGCGCACCTGGAAGATGCGCGCGAGCACGCGGGGCGAGAGGTAGTCCCGCAGGCCCGCGTAGTTGCGGCCCACCAGGTGGTCCAGGCTGGTGCGGTACTGGACGCGGCCCTGGGCCAGGAAGGCGAGGTAGCGCGCGTAGCTGCCCGGCTCCACCCGCTCCAGCTCGCGGCCCATGGCGCACAGCTCGGAGGTGAAGGTGACGTCCGAGCCGTCCCGGAAGTGGACCCGGTAGTTCGGGTCGCACTTGAGCAGCGTCAGGTAGTCCTCGATGCGTCGCCCCACGGCGCGAAAGGTCTCCTCGAAGACCTCGGGCATCAGCACGATGGTGGGACCCAGGTCCCACGTGAAGCCCTCCACCTGCAACCGGTTGCAACGCCCGCCCGGCCCGTCCGTCTTCTCGAAGAGCTGGACGTCGAAGCCCTGGTGCGCCAGCCGGGCGGCCGCGGCCAGACCGCCCACGCCCGCGCCCACCACCACGACGCGCCTGCCCTGTGTCGATGCACTCATGACGTCCTCAGGCGGCGCGGTGGGCCAGCCGGGCGATGAGGGCGTCCAGCAAATCCCTCACGCCATTGGGGTTGGGCAGCGCCAGCAACGAACGGCGCGCGGCGCGGGAAGCCCGCTCCACCATGCGCTCACACGCGGCCCGGCCTCCGCAGGACTCCACCAGCGAGCGAGCCCGGGCCAGCGCGGCCGCGTCCTTCTGCTCCACCGGCAGCGCCCACAGCGCCTCGAGCTCCTCGCGCTCAGCCGCTCCGGCGCGAGCGAAGGCGGCCAGCACTGGAAAGGTCCGCTTGCCTTGCAGGAAGTCGCCGTCAGCGGCCTTGCCCGCCACGGCGGAATCACCAAAAAGGCCCAGCAAATCGTCTCGAAGCTGGTAGGCAAGACCGACGTGACGGCCCACGCGCTCCAACCCCTCCACCAGGCCGGTGGTGGCCCCGCCCAGCATGGCTCCGCAGACCAGCGGGGCACAGAAGCCGTAGCGCGCCGTCTTCAGGTGCGCCACGCGCAGCGTCTGGAAGAGCGTCACCTCCGCCAGCGGCGCGCGCCCCAGGTCCAGGTCCAGGTACTGCCCCGCCGCGGTGTGACGGCAGACGGCCAGGCTGTACTGCACCACGCCCGCCACGCCCGACAGGCCCGAGCCCAGCATCGCCTCCAGGGCACGCGCGAAGAGGTGGTCACCCACCACCACGGCCAGGTCCTCGCCCGCGCGGCCCGGCGCCAGCATCCGATGCAGGGACGCCCCGCCCCGGCGCAGCTCCGCCTGATCCGCCACGTCGTCGTGGATGAGGAGGAAGGTGTGCAGCAGCTCCAGGCCGGCCGCGAAGCGCCACAGCCCCGCGGGCACCGCCGTGCTCCCGCGCGCCAGGCAGTATCCCGCCATCACCAGCGCCGGACGCACCCGCTTGGCGGGCCGCAAGGCATAGGCCCGGGCCTGCGCCAACGCCTGCGTCCAACGTCCGTCCAGGTGGGCCTCGTCGTGGAGCTCGAACAGCTCCGCCAGCGAGGTCTCCACCTCCGCCTGGACCAACTGCAGCCAGGCTTGCTCCAGAGGAAGCAGGCTCGGCGATGGCTGCGCATCAGGAAGCGTGAGTGCCATGCTTCTTTCCTCCGAAGGTCCTGTTCCTTTGATTCCTAGAGGTAGCGTTTGCGTCCAGAGTTTGTCAAGGGTATGTCTAAGGTTCGCGATAACCTTGTACACAGGAGTCCCTTCATGAAGGCGTGGATCGCAGGCGCGCTGTCCGTGTCCCTGGCCGCGGGGAGCGCGCTGGGTGCGGCACCGGCCTCGGCGCCGGTGGACGCGACGTTGAAGACCTCCGGAGGCAAGGAGGTCCAGCTCTCCAAATGGCGCGGAAAGCCCGTCATTCTGTTCTACGAGGACAAGGACTCGACCAAGCTCAACGCCCCGTTGAAGAAGGAGTTGTTCGCTCGGGGACAGGAGCGCGGGATTCTGGACGCCGCCTGGGTGCTGGCCGTCGCAAACCTTCAGAATTTCGACTTTTTTCCAGCCCGGCAGATTGCCCTGTCCTTCGTCCGTGACGAGGAGAAGAAGGTCGGCGTCCCCATCCTGGTGGACATGGATGGCACGCTGGGAAAGGCACCCTGGAAGCTGCCGGTGAAGACGTCGAACATCGTCCTGTTGGACGCGGAGGGCGCGCTCGTCTACCGGCACTCGGGCCGGATGAAGGATGACGAGCAGACGGCCTTCTTCATCGTCCTGAGCCGACTGGTGGGTGTGGACCTGAACACGCCCGCCTCCTCGGAGCCCACCCCGTGAAGGTCGCCGTCACCGGCGCGAGCGGCTTCCTGGGTACAGGGCTTGTCCAACGTTTGTTGGACCAGGGACATCAGGTGCATGTCCTGGCCCGAAACGTTGAACGGGCCCTGTCCGGCCTGCCCGCCGGGGTGACGGGGGCGCGCTACGACACGAACGAGCCCCTCCCGCCCGAGTCCCTGGCGGGCGCGGACACCGTCATCCACCTGGCGGGCGAGCCGGTGGCCCAGCGCTGGACGCACGAGGGCAAGCACCGCATCCACGACAGCCGGGTGCGCGGCACGCGCGCGGTGGTGGCGGCGATGCGGGAGGCGGGCACGGTGAAGCGGTTCGTGTCCGCGTCGGCCATTGGCTTCTACGGCGGCACGCGCGGCGCGGAGCCCCTGACGGAGGACAGCACCCCGGGGGACGACTTCCTGGCCCGCGTGTGCGTGGACTGGGAGGCGGAGGCGATGCAGGCGCGCGACGCGAACATCTCCACCGCGGTGGTGCGCATGGGCGTGGTGCTGCACCCGGACGGCGGCGCGCTGCACAAGATGCTGCCCCCCTTCCGCATGGGCGCGGGAGGCCCGGTGGGCAGCGGCGAGCAGTACGTGAGCTGGGTGCACCGCGACGACGCGCAGGACCTGCTGCTCTTCACGGCGGTCCACACGGAGGTGGAGGGCCTGGTGAACGCCACCGCGCCCACGCCCGTGCCCAACACCTTCTTCGCGCACACGCTGGGCCATGTGTTGGGACGGCCCTCCGTGGTGCGGGTGCCGGGCTTCATGCTCAAGGCCACCCTGGGCGAGATGGCGAAGGTGGTCCTGGAAGGGCAGC
This genomic window from Myxococcus hansupus contains:
- a CDS encoding TIGR01777 family oxidoreductase, producing MKVAVTGASGFLGTGLVQRLLDQGHQVHVLARNVERALSGLPAGVTGARYDTNEPLPPESLAGADTVIHLAGEPVAQRWTHEGKHRIHDSRVRGTRAVVAAMREAGTVKRFVSASAIGFYGGTRGAEPLTEDSTPGDDFLARVCVDWEAEAMQARDANISTAVVRMGVVLHPDGGALHKMLPPFRMGAGGPVGSGEQYVSWVHRDDAQDLLLFTAVHTEVEGLVNATAPTPVPNTFFAHTLGHVLGRPSVVRVPGFMLKATLGEMAKVVLEGQRVLPARAQKAGFVFRHPELEGALRDLLT